Proteins co-encoded in one Malus sylvestris chromosome 7, drMalSylv7.2, whole genome shotgun sequence genomic window:
- the LOC126627958 gene encoding protein NRT1/ PTR FAMILY 5.6-like, giving the protein MEQEMEKRKRASSTASSEANTIRDEDNWVHDSSVDHKGRVPLRASTGVWKASLFIITIEFSERLSYFGIATNLITYLTQLLRQDIKTAAKNVNFWAGVTTIMPLIGGFLADAYTGRFSMVLFSSLIYLMGLSLLTMSQFIPSLKPCSTQTCQQPRKLHEVVLFIALYFISVGTGGHKPCLQSFGADQFDDVHTEERKKKMSYFNWWNFALCCGLFLGVTAIVYVQDYVSWGVADLVLTITMAFTIVTFYMGKAFYRYRIPEGSPLVPMLQVLVAAIRKRKLPNPSNPALLFEVPESHKHSQGRLLLHTNRLRFLDKAAIIEENENTSWDQKHNPWRLTTLTRVEEVKLILNMIPIWLTSLTFGLCVAQASTFFVKQAATMDLHITDNFKIPPASIYSLGAIAMLISVTVYDKILVPILRKATGNERGINILTRIGIGMIFSVIAMSAAALVETKRLKADQPQSMSVLWLAPQYIILGFGDGFTLVGLQEYFYDQVPDSMRSLGIAFYLSVIAVGSFISSFLIIVVDHVTGKGGNSWFGKDLNSSRLDNFYWLLAAMNGLNLCVYGLLARGYTYKNVERRVVVADDTSLSNRIDQSMA; this is encoded by the exons ATGGAGCAAGAAATGGAAAAGAGAAAACGAGCTAGTAGTACTGCATCATCAGAAGCAAATACTATTAGGGATGAAGATAACTGGGTTCATGATTCATCTGTAGATCATAAAGGAAGAGTTCCTCTACGCGCTTCAACCGGCGTTTGGAAAGCTTCTCTCTTCATCATCA CTATTGAATTTAGTGAGAGGTTAAGTTACTTCGGAATAGCCACAAATCTCATCACCTACCTCACTCAATTGCTTCGCCAAGACATCAAAACAGCAGCCAAAAATGTGAACTTCTGGGCAGGAGTGACAACTATAATGCCTTTAATTGGAGGATTTTTAGCAGATGCCTACACTGGCCGATTCAGCATGGTTCTGTTTTCATCCCTCATATATCTAATG GGCCTAAGTCTCCTGACAATGTCCCAGTTTATCCCAAGTCTAAAGCCCTGCAGTACACAGACGTGCCAACAGCCTCGAAAACTTCATGAAGTGGTGCTTTTCATTGCCTTGTACTTCATCTCAGTTGGAACTGGAGGGCACAAGCCATGTCTTCAAAGCTTTGGAGCAGATCAATTTGACGATGTTCACACGGAAGaacgaaagaaaaaaatgtcCTATTTCAATTGGTGGAACTTTGCACTTTGTTGTGGATTGTTTCTTGGTGTGACTGCAATTGTCTATGTTCAAGACTATGTGAGTTGGGGTGTGGCTGATCTTGTGCTAACAATCACCATGGCTTTTACAATTGTGACCTTCTATATGGGGAAGGCTTTTTATAGGTATAGAATCCCAGAAGGAAGCCCTCTGGTCCCAATGTTACAGGTTTTGGTTGCAgccataagaaaaagaaaattacctaATCCTTCAAACCCCGCTTTGCTATTTGAAGTTCCCGAGTCCCATAAGCACTCCCAAGGAAGGCTTTTACTTCATACAAATAGGCTTAG GTTTCTAGACAAGGCAGCAATCATCGAAGAGAACGAGAACACATCTTGGGACCAGAAACACAATCCTTGGAGATTGACAACACTGACAAGGGTGGAAGAGGTGAAGCTTATTTTAAACATGATCCCCATTTGGCTAACCTCTTTAACATTTGGACTATGTGTAGCACAAGCCTCAACATTCTTTGTCAAACAAGCTGCAACGATGGACCTGCATATCACTGACAACTTTAAAATCCCACCAGCCTCAATCTATTCTCTGGGGGCCATTGCAATGCTTATCTCCGTCACAGTCTATGACAAGATTCTTGTTCCGATTCTAAGGAAAGCGACCGGCAACGAAAGGGGGATTAACATTCTCACAAGGATTGGAATTGGCATGATTTTTTCAGTTATAGCAATGTCAGCTGCAGCATTAGTTGAAACAAAAAGACTAAAAGCTGATCAGCCGCAATCTATGAGCGTGCTCTGGTTGGCTCCCCAGTACATAATTCTAGGGTTTGGAGATGGATTCACTCTGGTAGGGTTACAAGAGTATTTCTACGACCAAGTTCCCGACTCGATGAGAAGCTTGGGGATTGCTTTTTATCTGAGTGTGATTGCGGTTGGGAGCTTCATAAGCAGCTTTCTGATTATTGTTGTGGATCATGTCACAGGAAAGGGTGGGAATAGCTGGTTTGGGAAGGACTTGAACTCAAGCCGTTTGGATAATTTCTACTGGCTTTTGGCAGCCATGAATGGtttgaatttgtgtgtttatgGGTTGTTGGCTAGGGGTTATACTTACAAAAATGTGGAGAGAAGGGTGGTTGTGGCTGACGATACTTCTCTCAGTAATAGAATTGATCAATCTATGGCTTAG